A single region of the Novosphingobium sp. genome encodes:
- a CDS encoding LacI family DNA-binding transcriptional regulator yields the protein MDIRSLATHLNLSIGTVSRALNGRKDVSEATRKRVIEMAGKLGYTPNQAGQSLRRKRTGTAAFLLPVGPDSMTYGDPFFLSILNGVQTVLDENGLELVVLLWRIEQNPLEVLERHLRRGIADGWILAATQSQDARIALLLAQNTPFITLGRSETAGIYPSIDLDFEDMVDTVMARFLAAGHERIALITSGPGVNFSHLVTARYKAALQGAKLPFDPDLLYAGSDSAQQCAQVTTAMLALDRPPTAIFVMGENGAVGAYASLRACGLEPGRDIAIVGFRHTAACAALQPPLSCFSVPVRDIGEDLARALMLAMKGPSGDQPMPPKLWKMTWVDGASG from the coding sequence ATGGATATTCGATCACTCGCCACGCATCTGAACCTGTCGATCGGCACGGTGTCGCGCGCGCTGAACGGCCGCAAGGATGTCAGCGAAGCCACCCGCAAGCGGGTGATCGAAATGGCGGGAAAGCTGGGATACACCCCCAACCAGGCCGGACAGTCGCTGCGCCGCAAGCGCACCGGAACGGCGGCCTTCCTGCTGCCGGTCGGGCCCGACAGCATGACCTATGGTGACCCGTTCTTTCTCTCGATCCTCAATGGCGTGCAGACGGTGCTGGACGAGAACGGGCTGGAACTGGTCGTGCTGCTGTGGCGAATCGAGCAGAACCCGCTTGAGGTGCTGGAGCGGCATCTGCGACGCGGCATTGCGGATGGATGGATCCTGGCCGCCACGCAGAGCCAGGATGCGCGGATCGCCTTGCTGCTGGCGCAAAATACGCCCTTCATCACCCTTGGCCGCAGCGAGACGGCGGGCATCTATCCCAGCATCGATCTCGATTTCGAGGATATGGTCGATACCGTCATGGCGCGTTTTCTGGCCGCCGGTCATGAACGGATCGCGCTCATCACCTCCGGCCCCGGGGTCAATTTCAGCCATCTGGTGACCGCACGCTACAAGGCGGCGCTGCAGGGCGCGAAGCTGCCCTTCGACCCCGACCTGCTTTACGCCGGATCCGACAGCGCCCAGCAATGCGCGCAGGTCACCACCGCAATGCTGGCGCTGGATCGCCCGCCAACCGCGATCTTCGTCATGGGCGAGAATGGCGCGGTGGGGGCCTATGCCAGCCTGCGCGCCTGCGGGCTGGAACCCGGTCGCGACATCGCCATCGTCGGCTTTCGCCACACGGCCGCCTGCGCCGCTCTGCAGCCGCCGCTTAGTTGCTTTTCTGTGCCGGTAAGAGACATTGGAGAAGACCTGGCCCGCGCCCTGATGCTGGCGATGAAAGGCCCTTCCGGCGATCAGCCGATGCCGCCCAAATTATGGAAAATGACATGGGTGGACGGTGCAAGCGGGTGA